From Candidatus Manganitrophus morganii, the proteins below share one genomic window:
- a CDS encoding response regulator, with amino-acid sequence MGASRKRVLVVDDSQTVRKNLAEILTKDGYEVIEATNGTEALKRLGQEQVDLILMDLEMPGLNGFELLRIVEAGNLAKDAPILVITGTHKDLDAVHEIKKLGGAGFIDKSLPPEELLFHISQCLPK; translated from the coding sequence ATGGGTGCATCCAGGAAGCGGGTGTTGGTCGTCGATGATTCACAAACCGTCCGGAAGAACCTCGCCGAGATTCTTACAAAAGACGGTTATGAAGTGATCGAAGCGACCAACGGGACGGAAGCCCTCAAACGGCTCGGTCAGGAGCAAGTCGATCTGATTCTGATGGATCTGGAAATGCCGGGGCTGAACGGCTTCGAACTCCTCCGGATCGTCGAGGCGGGAAACCTCGCAAAGGATGCGCCGATCCTGGTGATCACCGGCACTCACAAGGACCTTGATGCGGTGCATGAAATCAAAAAACTCGGCGGGGCGGGATTCATCGATAAGTCATTGCCTCCCGAAGAGCTTCTCTTCCACATCTCTCAGTGCCTGCCTAAATAA